From Variovorax sp. PMC12, the proteins below share one genomic window:
- a CDS encoding CaiB/BaiF CoA transferase family protein, which produces MTTAADALPLDGIRVIDFTQVMMGPVCTQMLADHGADVIKVERKGAGDLSRSTFAPVAGEDNPIFCSLNRNKRSVEIDLRDAAQMELVKALIAGADVVTNNFRAGVMERLGLGYEDCKRLNPRIIYAVGTGFGETGPYAHKGGQDVLAQALTGVMARRADASVPVSIYPTALADYTAGMHMVQGILLALLQRERTGEGQKISVSLYNSMLAMQMQEAAMVMMEDSEVNWAAMPLSGVFDTQTGPLVLVGAFKANPLRDICTALGIEDLSLDARYATLSAQFENKAALHAIFHERFASNTREHWLAKLEEQDLLSAPVREMREALVDPQTLHNAMILEGGTPSGRALKFIASPIHMSGARAGLRRAPPRLGQHTAEVLAEARALIEEADA; this is translated from the coding sequence ATGACGACCGCTGCCGATGCACTGCCTCTGGACGGCATCCGCGTGATCGACTTCACGCAGGTCATGATGGGCCCGGTCTGCACGCAGATGCTGGCCGACCACGGCGCCGACGTGATCAAGGTCGAGCGCAAGGGCGCGGGTGACCTGAGCCGCTCGACCTTCGCGCCGGTGGCGGGTGAAGACAACCCGATCTTCTGCAGCCTCAACCGCAACAAGCGCAGCGTGGAAATCGACCTGCGCGACGCGGCGCAGATGGAGCTGGTGAAGGCGCTGATCGCCGGCGCCGACGTGGTCACCAACAATTTCCGCGCCGGCGTGATGGAGCGGCTGGGCCTGGGCTACGAAGACTGCAAGCGGCTCAACCCGCGCATCATCTACGCGGTGGGCACCGGCTTCGGCGAGACCGGCCCCTACGCCCACAAGGGCGGCCAGGACGTGCTGGCCCAGGCGCTCACCGGCGTGATGGCGCGTCGCGCCGACGCCTCGGTGCCGGTGTCGATCTACCCGACTGCGCTGGCCGACTACACCGCCGGCATGCACATGGTGCAGGGCATCCTGCTGGCGCTGCTGCAGCGCGAGCGCACGGGCGAGGGGCAGAAGATCTCGGTGTCGCTCTACAACTCCATGCTGGCGATGCAGATGCAGGAGGCGGCCATGGTGATGATGGAAGACTCCGAGGTGAACTGGGCCGCCATGCCGCTGTCGGGCGTGTTCGACACGCAGACCGGGCCGCTGGTGCTGGTGGGCGCTTTCAAGGCCAACCCGCTGCGCGACATCTGCACCGCGCTGGGCATCGAAGACCTGTCGCTCGACGCGCGCTACGCCACGCTGTCGGCGCAGTTCGAGAACAAGGCGGCGCTGCATGCGATCTTCCACGAGCGCTTTGCGAGCAACACGCGCGAGCACTGGCTTGCGAAGCTCGAAGAGCAGGACCTGCTCTCAGCCCCGGTGCGCGAAATGCGCGAGGCGCTGGTCGATCCGCAGACGCTGCACAACGCGATGATCCTCGAGGGCGGCACGCCGTCGGGCCGTGCGCTGAAGTTCATTGCCAGCCCCATCCACATGTCGGGCGCCAGGGCCGGCCTGCGCCGCGCGCCGCCCAGGCTCGGTCAGCACACGGCCGAGGTGCTGGCCGAGGCCCGCGCGCTGATCGAGGAGGCCGATGCATGA
- a CDS encoding LysR family transcriptional regulator, which produces MHASILKYFIEVASCGSVRKASERLYVAASAVNRQIHKLEDELGVELFDRMPNGLRLNAAGERLLKHAQETLHQYQVMRTELDALKGERTGHVKVAAMDSFFEELLPSAVEDFLQVFPAVTYTITAVQPMDVPQMVMSGQVDVGMTFVSRLPGGVAAVALANLPIGVVMPPGHPLANHARVSLKECARYPFLRSSSHPVISAALSPEFAAFWDDMEPAATCNSTPMLKRLIMAGKGISCFSKIAFIEDLKRGDLIWRPFELPALDQLQVGIVVPSQRVLPHVTQNFVGRMARRLTQLEIAAAAV; this is translated from the coding sequence ATGCACGCCAGCATCCTCAAATACTTCATCGAAGTGGCGAGCTGCGGCTCGGTGCGCAAGGCTTCGGAGCGGCTCTACGTCGCGGCGAGCGCGGTCAACCGGCAGATCCACAAGCTGGAAGACGAGCTGGGCGTGGAGCTGTTCGACCGCATGCCCAACGGCCTGCGCCTGAATGCGGCCGGCGAGCGCCTGCTCAAGCACGCGCAGGAAACGCTGCACCAGTACCAGGTGATGCGCACCGAGCTCGACGCGCTCAAGGGCGAGCGCACCGGCCACGTGAAGGTGGCGGCCATGGACTCGTTCTTCGAGGAGCTGCTGCCTTCGGCGGTGGAAGACTTCCTGCAGGTGTTCCCGGCCGTCACGTACACCATCACCGCCGTGCAGCCGATGGACGTGCCCCAGATGGTGATGTCGGGCCAGGTCGACGTGGGCATGACCTTCGTGAGCCGGCTGCCCGGCGGCGTGGCGGCGGTGGCGCTGGCCAACCTGCCCATCGGCGTGGTGATGCCGCCGGGCCATCCGCTGGCCAACCACGCGCGCGTGTCGCTGAAGGAGTGCGCGCGCTATCCGTTCCTACGATCCAGCTCGCACCCGGTCATAAGCGCCGCGCTGTCGCCCGAGTTCGCGGCGTTCTGGGACGACATGGAGCCGGCCGCCACCTGCAATTCGACGCCCATGCTCAAGCGGCTGATCATGGCCGGCAAGGGCATCTCGTGCTTCTCGAAAATCGCCTTCATCGAAGACCTGAAGCGCGGCGACCTGATCTGGCGGCCCTTCGAGCTGCCGGCGCTCGACCAGCTGCAGGTCGGCATCGTGGTGCCGTCGCAGCGGGTGCTGCCGCACGTGACGCAGAACTTCGTCGGCCGCATGGCGCGCCGGCTGACCCAGTTGGAGATCGCAGCCGCCGCCGTGTGA
- a CDS encoding FAD-dependent oxidoreductase — MSRIGDWMQEPAHDVRVAAESDVVVVGGGPAGQAAALAAARNGASVTLLERYNHLGGLASGGMVLVLDDMWDSHQQEISVRGICLEMIERMSALGLAEYPRQQDWGTLPESVRRWKRWGTYDFHSKEKPHPICFAAAFDPDAWKRTSLEMVLQAGIDLRLHSWFSRTLVEDGKVRGVVCETKGGREAILGKVVIDTTGDLDVAASAGAPHISGSYIVTTVFRLGGVDTEEAERFEREEPAAWQALDREIKHMLGGAWEAWWLKTPLPGVVWCNCPHMPGLDGLKVSDLTRAEVQGRATIHKVIEFVRAHLPGFSKCVLIDMAPQTGIRQTRLLEGAYVMTKEDVAQRTRFEDSVARGRDYYYPYRTLLPRSVENLLVAGRHYSATSAAQKISREIPPCMAMGEATGTAAALALNAGVTVREVDIAKLQKTLRAQGADPGDQKGPNADVPAIARSFAKEAA; from the coding sequence ATGAGCCGTATTGGCGACTGGATGCAGGAGCCCGCGCACGACGTTCGCGTGGCAGCCGAATCGGACGTGGTGGTGGTCGGCGGCGGCCCCGCCGGGCAGGCCGCGGCTTTGGCCGCAGCGCGCAACGGTGCGAGCGTGACGCTGCTGGAGCGCTACAACCACCTGGGCGGCCTGGCCTCGGGCGGCATGGTGCTGGTGCTGGACGACATGTGGGACAGCCACCAGCAGGAGATTTCGGTTCGCGGCATCTGCCTGGAAATGATCGAGCGCATGTCCGCGCTCGGGCTGGCCGAGTACCCGCGCCAGCAGGACTGGGGCACGCTGCCCGAATCGGTGCGCCGCTGGAAGCGCTGGGGCACCTACGACTTCCACAGCAAGGAGAAGCCGCACCCCATCTGCTTCGCCGCCGCCTTCGACCCCGATGCGTGGAAGCGCACGTCGCTGGAGATGGTGCTGCAGGCCGGCATCGACCTGCGGCTGCATTCGTGGTTCTCGCGCACGCTGGTGGAAGACGGCAAGGTCAGGGGTGTGGTCTGCGAAACCAAGGGCGGGCGCGAAGCCATCCTGGGCAAGGTGGTGATCGACACCACCGGCGACCTCGACGTGGCGGCATCGGCCGGCGCGCCGCACATCAGCGGCAGCTACATCGTGACGACGGTGTTCCGCCTCGGCGGCGTCGACACCGAGGAAGCCGAGCGCTTCGAGCGCGAGGAGCCCGCGGCCTGGCAGGCGCTGGACCGCGAGATCAAGCACATGCTCGGCGGCGCCTGGGAAGCATGGTGGCTCAAGACGCCGCTGCCGGGCGTGGTGTGGTGCAACTGCCCGCACATGCCGGGGCTCGACGGCCTGAAGGTGAGCGACCTGACGCGCGCCGAGGTGCAGGGCCGCGCCACCATCCACAAGGTGATCGAGTTCGTGCGTGCCCATCTGCCGGGCTTCTCGAAGTGCGTGCTGATCGACATGGCACCGCAGACCGGCATCCGCCAGACCCGACTGCTCGAAGGCGCCTACGTGATGACCAAGGAAGACGTGGCCCAGCGCACGCGCTTCGAGGACAGCGTGGCGCGCGGGCGCGACTACTACTACCCCTACCGCACGCTGCTGCCGCGCAGCGTCGAGAACCTGCTGGTGGCCGGGCGCCACTACTCGGCCACCTCGGCGGCGCAGAAGATCTCGCGCGAGATTCCGCCCTGCATGGCCATGGGCGAGGCCACCGGCACCGCCGCGGCGCTGGCCCTGAACGCCGGCGTGACGGTGCGCGAGGTCGACATCGCGAAGCTGCAGAAGACGCTGCGCGCCCAGGGCGCCGACCCCGGCGACCAGAAGGGGCCGAACGCCGACGTGCCGGCCATCGCCCGTTCTTTCGCGAAGGAGGCCGCATGA
- a CDS encoding enoyl-CoA hydratase-related protein: MSVLYEVIDHVATVTIDRPDVLNAVDLPTEAELQRIWSDIESRSDIRAVVLTGAGERSFCAGADLKNTSNLKGVDYWAAARPGGFGGIALRETLDVPVIARVNGLALGGGFEMVLGCDIVVACEEASFGLPEPLVGRLPLDGGMLLLQRQIPYRQAMGMMLTGQRVKAQRALEMGLVNEVVPRAELDTAVNRWVQQMLACAPLSLKAIKQVVRRTGTLAPAEAHRMRLPALVAALQSQDADEGVLAFQQKRKPQWLGR, translated from the coding sequence ATGAGCGTGCTCTACGAAGTCATCGACCACGTCGCCACGGTCACCATCGACCGGCCGGATGTGCTCAACGCGGTTGACCTGCCGACCGAGGCCGAATTGCAGCGCATATGGAGCGACATCGAGTCGCGCAGCGACATCCGCGCCGTGGTGCTGACCGGCGCGGGCGAGCGTTCGTTCTGCGCCGGCGCCGACCTGAAGAACACCTCCAACCTCAAGGGCGTGGACTACTGGGCGGCGGCGCGGCCAGGCGGCTTCGGCGGCATCGCGCTGCGCGAGACGCTCGACGTGCCGGTGATCGCGCGCGTCAACGGCCTCGCGCTGGGCGGCGGCTTCGAGATGGTGCTGGGCTGCGACATCGTCGTGGCCTGCGAGGAGGCCAGCTTCGGCCTGCCCGAGCCATTGGTCGGCCGGCTCCCGCTGGACGGCGGCATGCTGCTGCTGCAGCGCCAGATTCCCTACCGCCAGGCCATGGGCATGATGCTCACCGGCCAGCGGGTGAAGGCGCAGCGCGCGCTGGAAATGGGCCTGGTCAACGAGGTGGTGCCGCGCGCCGAGCTCGACACGGCCGTCAACCGCTGGGTGCAGCAGATGCTGGCCTGCGCGCCGCTGTCGCTCAAGGCCATCAAGCAGGTGGTGCGCCGCACCGGCACGCTGGCGCCGGCCGAGGCGCACCGCATGCGGCTGCCGGCGCTGGTGGCGGCACTGCAGTCGCAGGATGCCGACGAGGGCGTGCTGGCCTTCCAGCAGAAGCGCAAGCCGCAGTGGCTGGGCCGCTAG
- the fdxA gene encoding ferredoxin, with translation MPHVITGACIDIKDGACVKCCPVDCIYEGERTLYIHPDECIDCGICVSACPTQAIYEDLRLPPEMAHFTAINRDFFAAGVSGLGSPGGAADTGPVACDHPGIALERARPAV, from the coding sequence ATGCCCCACGTCATCACCGGCGCCTGCATCGACATCAAGGACGGCGCGTGCGTCAAGTGCTGTCCGGTCGATTGCATCTACGAAGGCGAGCGCACTCTGTACATTCACCCGGATGAATGCATCGACTGCGGCATTTGCGTGTCCGCCTGCCCCACCCAGGCGATCTACGAAGACCTTCGGCTGCCGCCCGAAATGGCACATTTCACGGCCATCAACCGCGACTTCTTCGCGGCCGGCGTCAGCGGGCTCGGCTCGCCCGGCGGGGCGGCCGACACCGGGCCGGTGGCCTGCGACCACCCCGGCATCGCCCTGGAACGCGCGAGGCCGGCCGTATGA